The following proteins are co-located in the Salinirubrum litoreum genome:
- a CDS encoding glycoside hydrolase family 68 protein, which produces MHRRHRRRLDSVAPDGGDPHETPRWTREQAGLIERTDETTAPIVYPPAENLDPDHHIWDTWLVRERDGSIADVDGYRVVVALTADSDLLPGKRHDTATLRFYYSRDGRDWHLGGRVFPESTALGSRQWAGSALYDDGDLYCYYTAAGERDETDLSYTQHIVLAEGGRLHADDDGVRVEGTFDHRSLLRPDGEWYEREGQSRGMIYTFRDPWFFEDPATGETYLLFEANTPVPEGSSLCGGDAAQQEFNGSVGIAHSPTGDPTDFELRPPLLDGVCVNQELERPHVVVRDGRYYLFVSSHMHTFAPGLEGFDALYGFVADSLRGDYRPLNDSGLVATNPANAPFQAYSWLAYGHREEVLVTSFVNYTEFDRPSLDDVAYLPESEQRRRFGGTLAPTLRLRLDGDRTRIVGTLDHGHLPTADEALPETDDERIERLRREQDGTGRGY; this is translated from the coding sequence ATGCACCGACGACACCGACGGCGACTCGACAGCGTCGCCCCAGACGGTGGCGATCCACACGAGACGCCGCGCTGGACGCGCGAGCAAGCGGGCCTGATCGAGCGCACCGACGAGACGACCGCGCCGATCGTCTACCCGCCGGCGGAGAACCTCGACCCCGATCACCACATCTGGGACACGTGGCTCGTCCGCGAACGTGACGGCTCCATCGCCGACGTCGACGGGTACCGTGTCGTCGTCGCACTGACGGCCGACTCCGACCTCCTCCCCGGCAAGCGCCACGACACCGCCACTCTCCGGTTCTACTACTCCCGCGACGGTCGCGACTGGCACCTCGGCGGGCGCGTCTTCCCCGAATCGACCGCGCTCGGGTCCCGGCAGTGGGCCGGCAGTGCGCTGTACGACGACGGCGACCTCTACTGCTACTACACCGCCGCCGGCGAACGCGACGAGACCGACCTCTCGTACACCCAGCACATCGTCCTCGCCGAGGGTGGCCGTCTCCACGCGGACGACGACGGCGTCCGCGTCGAGGGCACCTTCGACCACCGGTCGCTGCTCCGACCGGACGGCGAGTGGTACGAACGCGAGGGGCAGTCCCGCGGGATGATCTACACCTTCCGGGACCCGTGGTTCTTCGAGGACCCCGCGACCGGCGAGACGTACCTGCTGTTCGAGGCGAACACGCCGGTTCCAGAGGGGTCGTCGCTCTGTGGCGGCGACGCGGCCCAGCAGGAGTTCAACGGCTCGGTCGGTATCGCCCACTCCCCGACCGGCGACCCGACCGACTTCGAACTCCGCCCACCGTTGCTCGACGGCGTCTGCGTCAACCAGGAACTCGAACGCCCGCACGTCGTCGTCCGCGACGGCCGCTACTACCTGTTCGTCTCCAGCCACATGCACACCTTCGCGCCGGGTCTGGAGGGGTTCGACGCGCTGTACGGCTTCGTCGCCGACTCCCTGCGGGGCGACTACCGACCGCTGAACGACTCGGGACTGGTCGCCACGAACCCAGCGAACGCGCCGTTTCAGGCCTACTCGTGGCTCGCCTACGGCCACCGCGAGGAGGTGCTCGTCACCTCCTTTGTCAACTACACCGAGTTCGACCGCCCCTCCCTGGACGACGTGGCGTACCTCCCGGAGTCCGAACAGCGCCGGCGCTTCGGCGGGACGCTCGCACCGACTCTCAGACTGCGACTCGACGGCGACCGGACTCGCATCGTCGGCACCCTCGACCACGGCCACCTGCCGACCGCCGACGAAGCCCTGCCGGAGACCGACGACGAACGCATCGAGCGTCTGCGGCGCGAGCAGGACGGCACGGGTCGCGGCTACTGA
- a CDS encoding GH32 C-terminal domain-containing protein — MDEGSVRVAFLCGDDLSADEQAARDWCTSAFDADSLRLGDVADASRLAAFDACWWHRDRPLGTDDADVLPAGAADTLDTFVADGGGLLLSGHALSAVDRLGIDTVPPDATGTDELPNGGGFLAKRLHADHPVFESFPDLPVYTRPSGSQQAYARYEHVLPSEGQVLASAVRGADYEVARKSLIEWHHGAGHVLGAGSELRFHDEFAPDYEVATTQERFVRNALTLLAGDRYPAFSDRPGVAGPPADDDAGGATTGFTAMRERLADDHHRPGYHLAGPAGWLNDPNGLIQWNGRYHVFYQYNPAGPFHGTIHWGHAVSDDLVHWEDRPVALAPDPDGPDRDGCWSGCAVDDDGTPTILYTGGRERAQLPCLAVSPDETLDRWQKDPANPVIESAPTDLDVLSTEDWSAEFRDHCVWRDRDTWYHVIGSGVTDVGGTALLYRGETLDEWEYVGPLLTGDWEGSGAVWECPELLRFGDYDLLHVSNYEDVVYFVGSADLVSPGFRVESHDKLDYGDFYAPQSLETDDGRTLLFGWLPEARSTKAQWEAGWSGCLSLPRELDVTDEGRLRQRPARELTALRGDQVVGDDDSAGETLTLSAGEHRRLPLAGNRYELAGEFDLEPGATLTLSLFESPAGTEHTRLRYDGEAVVVDRTDSTNGLGRDGDARAAGATTDEQRLPVGDGTLSLRLFADGSIVELFADEARCLTSRVYPTREDAEGVSLRATGGDVTISDLRAWHLDGTVPAGE; from the coding sequence ATGGACGAAGGTTCGGTTCGCGTCGCGTTTCTCTGTGGCGACGATCTCTCTGCCGACGAACAGGCGGCCCGCGACTGGTGTACCTCGGCGTTCGACGCCGACTCGCTCCGACTCGGTGACGTCGCCGACGCGAGTCGACTCGCCGCGTTCGACGCCTGCTGGTGGCACCGTGACCGACCGCTGGGTACGGACGACGCCGACGTGCTCCCGGCGGGCGCCGCCGACACGCTCGACACGTTCGTCGCCGACGGCGGCGGCCTCCTGCTGTCGGGGCACGCGCTGTCGGCGGTGGACAGACTCGGTATCGACACGGTCCCGCCGGACGCGACCGGCACCGACGAACTGCCGAACGGCGGCGGCTTCCTCGCCAAGCGACTCCACGCCGATCACCCGGTCTTCGAGTCGTTCCCGGACCTGCCGGTGTACACCCGGCCCTCGGGGAGCCAGCAGGCCTACGCCCGGTACGAGCACGTCCTGCCGAGCGAGGGGCAGGTGCTCGCGTCGGCGGTGCGCGGGGCCGACTACGAGGTCGCCCGGAAGTCGCTGATCGAGTGGCACCACGGCGCGGGCCACGTCCTCGGTGCCGGCTCCGAACTCCGCTTTCACGACGAGTTCGCGCCGGACTACGAGGTGGCGACGACACAGGAGCGGTTCGTCCGCAACGCCCTGACCCTGCTCGCCGGCGACCGCTACCCGGCGTTCTCGGATCGCCCCGGTGTCGCCGGGCCGCCTGCTGACGACGATGCTGGCGGGGCGACGACGGGGTTCACCGCGATGCGCGAGCGACTCGCCGACGACCACCACCGACCCGGCTACCACCTCGCCGGCCCGGCCGGGTGGCTCAACGACCCGAACGGGCTGATCCAGTGGAACGGGCGCTACCACGTCTTCTACCAGTACAACCCGGCCGGCCCGTTCCACGGGACGATCCACTGGGGCCACGCCGTCTCCGACGACCTGGTCCACTGGGAAGATCGACCCGTCGCGCTCGCACCCGATCCAGATGGTCCGGACCGGGACGGCTGTTGGTCCGGGTGTGCCGTGGACGACGACGGGACGCCGACGATTCTCTACACCGGCGGCAGAGAGCGAGCACAGTTGCCCTGTCTCGCCGTCTCGCCCGACGAGACGCTGGACCGCTGGCAGAAGGACCCCGCGAACCCGGTCATCGAGTCGGCCCCGACCGACCTCGACGTGCTCTCGACCGAGGACTGGTCGGCGGAGTTCCGCGACCACTGCGTCTGGCGCGACCGGGACACCTGGTACCACGTCATCGGCTCCGGCGTGACCGACGTGGGTGGCACGGCCCTGCTCTACCGGGGCGAGACGCTCGACGAGTGGGAGTACGTCGGCCCCCTGCTGACCGGCGACTGGGAGGGGAGCGGCGCGGTCTGGGAGTGTCCCGAACTCCTCCGGTTCGGCGACTACGACCTGCTCCACGTCTCGAACTACGAGGACGTGGTGTACTTCGTCGGATCCGCCGACCTCGTCTCGCCGGGCTTCCGGGTCGAGTCACACGACAAGCTGGACTACGGCGACTTCTACGCCCCACAGTCGCTAGAGACCGACGACGGCCGGACCCTGCTGTTCGGCTGGCTCCCTGAAGCCCGGTCCACGAAAGCGCAGTGGGAGGCCGGCTGGTCCGGCTGTCTCTCCCTGCCGCGCGAACTGGACGTGACCGACGAGGGCCGACTCCGCCAGCGACCGGCCCGAGAGCTAACCGCGCTTCGCGGCGACCAGGTCGTCGGCGACGACGACTCGGCCGGCGAGACGCTGACACTCTCGGCCGGCGAGCACCGCCGACTCCCACTCGCGGGGAACCGCTACGAACTCGCCGGGGAGTTCGACCTCGAACCCGGGGCGACACTGACGCTCTCACTGTTCGAGTCCCCCGCCGGCACCGAGCACACCCGGCTTCGGTACGACGGCGAGGCGGTGGTCGTCGACAGAACCGACTCGACGAACGGCCTCGGGCGAGATGGCGACGCGAGAGCCGCGGGCGCGACGACCGACGAACAGCGACTCCCGGTCGGCGACGGGACGCTGTCGCTTCGGCTGTTCGCCGACGGTTCGATCGTCGAACTGTTCGCCGACGAAGCGCGGTGTCTCACGAGTCGCGTCTACCCGACCCGCGAGGACGCCGAGGGTGTCAGTCTCCGCGCGACCGGCGGGGACGTGACGATCAGTGATCTGCGGGCGTGGCACCTCGACGGGACGGTCCCGGCCGGAGAGTGA
- a CDS encoding aldo/keto reductase, whose amino-acid sequence MNYRELGSSGVEVSEVGFGAWVVGTDWWGDRTEEQAVEMVQHALDRGVSYIDTGDVYGHGDSEELIGRAIADRREEVTLATKIGYDFYNNPQAGHGELPKRVDPEWIDTAVERSLDRLDTDHVEFLQLHNANVDEVTPDVVEKLEELKEAGTVEAIGWALGPSIGWLAEGDRAVELEVFDAVQTVFNVFEQTPGRHFLETIEATDSDTSVIARVPHSSGLLNEQVTPDTELGKGDHRAHRPTAWYEAGWEKLEALRFLERDGERTMGQASIQWLLSHDAVASVTPTFRTTDDIDEWAAAPDTPALSEEEVARVEELYQQNFGVERDDGMDALRSSVGGEDIEAAGVDKQAAGD is encoded by the coding sequence ATGAACTACCGAGAACTCGGGTCGTCCGGTGTCGAGGTGTCCGAAGTCGGCTTCGGTGCGTGGGTCGTCGGCACCGACTGGTGGGGCGACCGCACAGAGGAGCAGGCCGTCGAGATGGTCCAGCACGCGCTGGATCGCGGTGTCAGCTACATCGACACCGGCGACGTGTACGGCCACGGCGACAGCGAGGAACTGATCGGGCGGGCCATCGCCGACCGGCGCGAGGAGGTCACGCTGGCGACGAAGATCGGCTACGACTTCTACAACAACCCGCAGGCCGGCCACGGCGAACTCCCGAAGCGCGTCGACCCGGAGTGGATCGACACCGCCGTCGAGCGCAGTCTGGACCGACTCGACACGGATCACGTCGAGTTCCTGCAACTCCACAACGCGAACGTCGACGAGGTGACGCCCGACGTGGTCGAGAAGCTGGAGGAACTGAAGGAAGCTGGCACGGTCGAGGCGATCGGCTGGGCGCTCGGTCCCTCCATCGGGTGGCTCGCTGAGGGCGACCGTGCGGTCGAACTGGAGGTTTTCGACGCGGTCCAGACCGTCTTCAACGTCTTCGAGCAGACCCCCGGTCGGCACTTCCTGGAGACCATCGAGGCGACCGACTCGGACACGTCGGTCATCGCCCGCGTGCCGCACTCCTCGGGCCTGCTGAACGAGCAGGTGACCCCCGACACCGAACTCGGCAAGGGCGACCACCGTGCCCACCGACCGACCGCGTGGTACGAGGCCGGCTGGGAGAAACTGGAGGCGCTGCGCTTCCTCGAACGCGACGGCGAGCGCACGATGGGGCAGGCGTCGATCCAGTGGCTCCTGAGCCACGACGCGGTCGCCTCCGTGACGCCGACGTTCCGGACCACCGACGACATCGACGAGTGGGCCGCCGCGCCGGACACGCCCGCACTCTCCGAGGAGGAGGTCGCCCGTGTCGAAGAACTGTACCAGCAGAACTTCGGCGTCGAACGCGACGACGGGATGGACGCGCTTCGCTCGTCGGTGGGCGGCGAGGACATCGAAGCCGCCGGGGTCGACAAGCAGGCCGCAGGCGACTGA
- a CDS encoding alpha/beta hydrolase, which yields MTDSSDDDADGGPPPQEPVTGESVTLTVGDSEYRGRLNTPDGGSDRGILVVPGAGHGPFGTVFATFADAAAERGFTVARFETWADHEEVEAKTPEQHRADIAAGIDLLRSQGCESVVLVAKSFGGGLALRCGPLPVERMVLWAPAVSFEDGESFPSLGADELAGIDVPVRILQGEDDQVVSVETARQVTEHLPRGELLVFEGEDHSFMHDEARVIERTLDFCE from the coding sequence GTGACAGACAGCAGTGACGACGACGCGGACGGTGGGCCGCCGCCACAGGAACCGGTGACTGGCGAGTCGGTGACCCTGACGGTCGGCGACAGCGAGTACCGCGGCCGACTGAACACGCCCGACGGCGGGTCGGACCGCGGCATCCTCGTGGTGCCGGGCGCCGGCCACGGTCCCTTCGGGACGGTGTTCGCCACCTTCGCCGACGCGGCCGCGGAGCGTGGCTTCACCGTTGCGCGCTTCGAGACGTGGGCCGATCACGAGGAGGTGGAGGCGAAGACACCCGAACAGCATCGTGCGGACATCGCGGCGGGCATCGACTTGCTGCGCTCGCAGGGCTGTGAGTCCGTCGTACTCGTCGCCAAGAGTTTCGGAGGGGGACTGGCGCTCCGCTGTGGCCCACTGCCGGTCGAGCGCATGGTGCTGTGGGCACCGGCGGTGTCGTTCGAGGACGGCGAGAGCTTCCCGTCGCTCGGGGCCGACGAGTTGGCCGGCATCGACGTACCGGTTCGTATCCTGCAGGGCGAGGACGATCAGGTGGTGTCGGTCGAGACTGCCCGGCAGGTGACCGAGCACCTGCCGAGGGGTGAACTGCTCGTGTTCGAAGGCGAGGACCACTCGTTCATGCACGACGAGGCGCGCGTGATCGAGCGGACGCTCGACTTCTGCGAGTAG